A window from Esox lucius isolate fEsoLuc1 chromosome 16, fEsoLuc1.pri, whole genome shotgun sequence encodes these proteins:
- the nfe2l2a gene encoding nuclear factor erythroid 2-related factor 2a, whose amino-acid sequence MMELEMTKIHPSQQDVDLIDILWRQDIDLGAGREMFDYCHRQKEHELQRQREQDEEKQQQLLREQEKALLAQLQLDEETGEFVPRLTPGGSPPPSVTVQSQVTQNVSFTEDGDAMSFDECMQLLAETFPLVEATETTSACLDTTLAPALHSSHLMMASELPVLTQPPLLPAPLPSRRTSTELEQAWMELLSLPELQQCLNMQMEDTLEQTRGYLHTTNTPEVHEPDYTFYSLANLPDVATNTAEACPVDLINAYESIPNMAPIDHLSQMTQKAPDLNTHFSADTFCDVFYPDIVNTKVTSVPLPCGRGDEGNSLAEIPSKPSYIPMELHDLSPGDSFDSSNKPELMPEFPDSDSGVSVEASPHYSSPEKSRSGDGSFGGYSDSDMEEMDSNPESAESDYSEMFSLSFQPDGQQPPLLELAHQQDKMPKHGKTEPDEETGHNELPFTKDKKTRRSEKRLSRDEQRAKALQIPFTVDMIINLPVDDFNEMMSKHQLNEAQLALVRDIRRRGKNKVAAQNCRKRKMENIVELEYDLDSLKEEKERLQREKIENNSSLRQMKLKLNTLYLEVFSLLRDEEGKPYSPSEYSLQQTTDGTVFIVPRIKKTLIKKNDN is encoded by the exons ATGATGGAATTGGAGATGACTAAAATACATCCTAGTCAACAG gaTGTGGACCTGATTGACATCTTGTGGAGGCAGGACATAGACCTGGGCGCGGGGCGTGAGATGTTTGACTACTGCCACCGCCAGAAGGAGCACGAGCTACAGCGGCAGAGGGAGCAGGACGAGGAGAAGCAACAGCAGCTGCTgagggagcaggagaaggcCCTGCTGGCGCAGCTGCAGCTGGACGAGGAGACAGGGGAATTCGTGCCCCGCCTCACGCCTGGAGGATCGCCACCCCCGTCTGTCACAGTACAGTCCCAAGTCACACAG AATGTCAGCTTCACAGAAGACGGGGATGCTATGTCATTCGATGAATGTATGCAACTGCTGGCTGAGACGTTTCCCCTGGTAGAGGCAACTGAG ACCACCTCTGCCTGTCTAGACACCACGTTAGCCCCAGCCCTGCACAGCAGCCACCTCATGATGGCATCCGAGCTGCCAGTGTTGACCCAGCCACCCCTTCTCCCAGCCCCACTGCCCTCACGAAGGACCTCCACAGAGTTAGAGCAAGCCTGGATGGAGCTTTTGTCACTTCCTGAGCTGCAG CAATGTCTGAACATGCAAATGGAAGACACACTGGAGCAGACCAGAGGATATCTGCACACGACCAACACTCCAGAGGTGCATGAGCCAGACTACACCTTCTACTCGTTGGCCAACCTGCCAGACGTGGCAACCAACACAGCAGAGGCCTGCCCGGTGGATTTGATCAATGCCTACGAAAGCATTCCCAACATGGCTCCTATTGACCACCTCAGTCAGATGACCCAGAAGGCTCCAGATCTAAATACACACTTCAGTGCAGACACTTTCTGTGACGTGTTTTACCCAGACATCGTCAACACAAAAGTAACGAGCGTCCCACTACCTTGTGGCCGAGGAGATGAAGGGAACTCGTTGGCCGAGATCCCAAGCAAGCCTTCTTATATACCAATGGAATTACATGACCTTTCTCCTGGAGATTCATTTGACAGCAGCAACAAACCAGAGCTAATGCCAGAATTTCCCGATTCGGATTCAGGTGTGTCTGTGGAAGCAAGCCCACATTATAGCTCCCCAGAGAAATCACGGTCTGGGGATGGCTCCTTTGGTGGCTACAGTGATTCAGACATGGAGGAGATGGACAGTAACCCTGAGAGTGCAGAATCAGACTACTCAGAGAtgttctccctgtctttccaaCCAGATGGCCAGCAACCACCTCTGCTGGAGTTAGCTCACCAACAAGACAAAATGCCCAAACATGGCAAGACTGAGCCAGATGAGGAGACTGGCCACAACGAATTGCCTTTCACCAAAGACAAGAAGACAAGGCGCTCAGAGAAGCGTCTCTCCAGAGACGAGCAGCGAGCCAAGGCCCTACAGATTCCCTTCACCGTGGACATGATCATCAACCTACCAGTGGATGACTTCAATGAGATGATGTCGAAGCACCAGCTCAACGAGGCCCAGCTGGCGCTGGTCCGAGACATCCGCCGGCGAGGCAAAAACAAGGTGGCCGCCCAAAACTGCCGCAAGCGGAAGATGGAGAACATTGTGGAACTTGAGTATGACCTAGACTCgctgaaggaggagaaggagcgactacagagagagaagatCGAAAACAACAGCAGCCTGCGGCAAATGAAGCTGAAGCTCAACACCCTGTACCTGGAGGTGTTCAGCCTGCTGAGAGACGAGGAAGGGAAGCCCTACTCCCCATCAGAGTACTCCCTCCAGCAGACCACTGACGGCACGGTCTTCATTGTCCCCCGCATTAAAAAGACACTCATTAAGAAAAACGACAACtag